One genomic window of Candidatus Pseudobacter hemicellulosilyticus includes the following:
- a CDS encoding transglutaminase-like domain-containing protein — protein MLTNRLTLSVLAFLLVQGTLHAQLQTADEEGLAHVTSLKKLSKKASYGASLISKEISFNTGKGIAGTPVVTARETGTVEMVSMENKVPVGYGLPYNQFVKLADYDFGIFYKSKFRSQKYPPKKVSLTDESIFMDDNYALIYGYTAEESGQRCRFTYNYEYTDAKYLTRVFFHEGFPVKQVSVSFKVPDWLVLEISEQNFAGYKVKKEVKTEKNSKVYTYTAESLPGIKREAASLARPYYLPHLVITVRNFTAGSQQYKGFTNLADMYGWYNFLYKKAANSNDDFKTLVGQLTQGKSSDEEKMKAIYYWVQDNIRYIAFEEGYAGFVPQTAQEVFKNKYGDCKGMANLLTEMLKLAGFNAHFAWIGTREIPYDRTQIQSLCVDNHAICVAYLKGQAYFLDGTEKYAPFGRNAYRISGKNVLVQDGDNYKVETVPPAKAADNLILTKANLALQGNVIKGHVTLTFQGEAVSFFHYLYNNIPAAKRKEFITQMLELQSSNSVASNVKTSDFKDRDIPLVIEGDVEISNQVTKVDDLNYTRIDFFPSLFANLMPKDDRENPIDLDRVMETRDEVILQLPAKASVQAAPPAFQLVFAQNKIDASYTSSANQVVLKKSMYMGSPVISVKEFPEWKAFLNKIKEYNRNSLTIKLQ, from the coding sequence ATGTTAACCAACAGGCTAACCTTGTCCGTACTGGCCTTTCTTCTGGTTCAGGGTACTCTCCACGCCCAGCTGCAAACCGCAGACGAAGAAGGACTTGCACATGTAACCTCCCTGAAAAAATTATCAAAAAAAGCATCTTATGGCGCTTCGCTGATCAGCAAAGAGATCAGCTTCAATACCGGTAAAGGCATTGCCGGTACCCCCGTGGTCACGGCCAGAGAAACAGGCACTGTGGAGATGGTCTCCATGGAAAACAAAGTGCCGGTAGGTTATGGCCTGCCCTACAACCAGTTTGTGAAACTGGCGGACTATGATTTTGGTATCTTCTACAAGAGTAAGTTCAGGAGCCAGAAATACCCGCCGAAAAAGGTATCCCTGACTGATGAGTCCATCTTTATGGACGATAACTATGCGCTTATTTACGGCTACACTGCTGAAGAAAGCGGGCAGCGTTGCCGGTTCACCTACAACTATGAATATACGGATGCCAAATACCTGACCCGTGTATTCTTCCATGAAGGGTTCCCGGTAAAACAGGTCAGCGTCAGTTTCAAAGTACCTGACTGGCTGGTGCTGGAAATATCCGAGCAGAACTTTGCAGGGTACAAAGTGAAGAAAGAAGTAAAGACTGAAAAGAACAGCAAAGTATATACCTATACAGCCGAGAGCCTGCCAGGCATCAAGCGGGAAGCCGCTTCCCTGGCTCGTCCCTACTATCTCCCCCACCTGGTGATCACCGTGCGCAATTTTACGGCAGGCTCCCAGCAATACAAGGGATTTACCAACCTGGCCGATATGTATGGCTGGTACAATTTCCTGTACAAAAAAGCAGCCAACAGCAATGATGACTTTAAGACCCTGGTAGGTCAGCTTACACAGGGCAAATCTTCCGACGAAGAAAAGATGAAGGCCATCTATTACTGGGTGCAGGACAATATCCGCTACATCGCTTTTGAAGAAGGTTATGCCGGTTTTGTTCCCCAGACGGCACAGGAAGTGTTCAAAAATAAATATGGCGATTGCAAAGGCATGGCCAACCTGCTCACGGAGATGCTGAAGCTGGCGGGTTTTAATGCGCATTTTGCCTGGATCGGCACCAGGGAAATTCCCTACGACCGCACCCAGATCCAATCGCTCTGCGTAGACAACCACGCCATTTGCGTGGCCTATCTCAAAGGCCAGGCTTATTTCCTGGACGGCACTGAAAAATATGCTCCTTTTGGCCGGAACGCTTACCGGATCTCGGGAAAGAATGTACTGGTACAGGATGGCGACAACTACAAAGTGGAAACCGTTCCCCCTGCAAAGGCGGCCGATAACCTGATCCTCACCAAAGCCAACCTGGCGCTGCAGGGAAATGTCATCAAAGGACATGTAACCCTCACATTCCAGGGCGAGGCCGTGAGCTTCTTCCATTATTTGTACAATAATATACCTGCCGCCAAACGGAAAGAGTTTATTACCCAGATGCTGGAACTGCAAAGCAGTAATTCAGTAGCCAGCAATGTGAAGACCTCCGATTTCAAAGACCGCGATATCCCGCTGGTGATTGAAGGCGATGTGGAGATCAGCAACCAGGTCACCAAAGTGGACGATCTCAATTATACGCGGATCGATTTCTTCCCCAGCCTTTTCGCTAACCTGATGCCGAAGGACGACCGGGAGAATCCTATTGACCTGGACCGCGTGATGGAAACCCGTGATGAAGTGATCCTGCAGCTGCCGGCCAAAGCCAGCGTACAGGCTGCTCCGCCTGCATTCCAGCTGGTTTTTGCCCAGAATAAGATTGACGCATCCTATACCAGCAGCGCCAACCAGGTGGTCCTGAAAAAGTCTATGTACATGGGTTCGCCTGTTATCAGCGTGAAGGAATTTCCGGAATGGAAAGCCTTCCTCAACAAGATCAAAGAATACAACCGGAACAGCCTGACCATAAAGCTGCAATAA
- a CDS encoding TraB/GumN family protein, producing the protein MKKSGLALLLVISSLAQAQQKTAKAPVASNNTLLWKISGKGLVKPSYLFGTMHILCSDDARLSPNLNEVIKEVNRIYFELDMDNPQEMWGAMNHVKMNDNKKLSDLLTAEEYSRVEKFFQENKMPPLSMLNTLKPMFASVLISERLMTCEKKNGMEEQIMAASKNLGKEIFGLETPAYQMGLFDSIPYEEQARSLLGYIDNIDSYREATQEMVDVYRKQDLKRLDSLVVKSDPGMDKYMDLLLYNRNRNWVDFFPAIVEGGRNSLLIAVGAGHLPGDKGVISLLRKAGYTVKPMIN; encoded by the coding sequence ATGAAGAAATCAGGCCTGGCCCTATTACTTGTGATCAGCTCGCTGGCCCAAGCACAGCAGAAAACTGCCAAAGCTCCTGTTGCCAGTAATAATACCCTGCTCTGGAAGATCAGCGGCAAAGGACTGGTGAAGCCCTCTTATCTTTTCGGCACCATGCATATCCTTTGTTCGGACGATGCCCGGCTGAGCCCAAACCTGAATGAGGTGATCAAAGAAGTGAACAGGATCTATTTTGAACTGGACATGGACAATCCACAGGAAATGTGGGGCGCCATGAACCATGTAAAGATGAATGATAACAAGAAGCTGTCGGACCTGCTGACCGCTGAAGAATACAGCCGGGTAGAAAAGTTCTTCCAGGAGAACAAAATGCCGCCGCTCTCTATGCTCAATACCTTAAAACCCATGTTTGCGTCTGTACTCATCTCCGAAAGGCTGATGACCTGTGAAAAAAAGAACGGGATGGAAGAACAGATCATGGCCGCCAGCAAAAACCTGGGGAAAGAGATCTTTGGACTGGAAACGCCCGCTTACCAGATGGGGCTGTTTGACAGTATCCCTTATGAAGAACAGGCCAGGTCCCTGCTGGGTTATATTGACAATATTGACAGCTACCGGGAAGCTACCCAGGAAATGGTAGACGTATACCGTAAGCAGGATCTTAAGCGACTGGATTCCCTGGTAGTCAAAAGCGATCCCGGTATGGATAAGTATATGGACCTGCTCCTCTACAACCGCAACCGCAACTGGGTGGATTTCTTCCCCGCCATTGTGGAAGGCGGCCGCAATTCCCTCCTGATTGCAGTAGGGGCGGGGCACCTGCCTGGCGATAAAGGCGTGATCAGCCTGCTCCGTAAAGCCGGTTA